Genomic segment of Streptosporangium sp. NBC_01755:
ACCCGCACCAGACCTGGTACCGGCAGTGGTCGTCCGACGACGAGTCCGCGGTCGGCGTGGCCCTGGCCATGACCGGCCTGCTCGACCTGGGCGATCGTCCGCTGGACGAGCTGTCAGGCGGGCAGCGACAGCGGGCCTGGATCTCCATGACCTCGGGATCGAACCGGGCCAGGCCCGTCCGGCCTCTCATCGAGGAACGCGTCCACGAAGACCTCGGGATCGAACCGGGCCACACCGATCGGCCTCTCCCCGAGACCGACCGGCTCAACCGGGCGGGACTCACTCCCCGAGGAGCGCGTCCACGAAGACCTCGGGATCGAAAGGGGCGAGGTCGTCGGGACCCTCGCCAAGGCCGACCAGCTTGACCGGGACGCCCAGCTCGCGCTGGACGGAGATGATGATGCCGCCCTTGGCGGTGCCGTCAAGCTTGGTCAGGGCGATGCCGGTGATGTTGACCACCTCGGCGAACACCTGGGCCTGGCGCATGCCGTTCTGACCCGTGGTGGCGTCGAGGACGAGCAGGACCTCGTCGACGGTGGCCTTCTTCTCGATGACGCGCTTGACCTTGCCGAGCTCGTCCATCAGACCGGTCTTGGTGTGCAGCCGCCCGGCGGTGTCGACGATCACCACGTCGGCCTTCTCCCTGATGCCCTCGGCCACGGCGTCGAAGGCCACCGAGGCGGGGTCACCGCCCTCCGGGCCGCGTACGACCGCTGCCCCAACCCGGTCTCCCCAGGTCTGCAGCTGGTCGGCGGCGGCGGCGCGGAAGGTGTCGGCGGCACCCAGCACGACCTTGCCGCCGTCGCCGATGAGGACGCGCGCCAGCTTGCCCGTGGTGGTGGTCTTGCCGGTGCCGTTGACCCCGACCACGAGGACCACCGCGGGACGCTCACCGTGCGGCTTGACGTGCAGCGTACGATCCATGTCGGCACCGATCTGGCCGAGCAGTTGCTCCTTGAGCAGGGCGCGTGCCTCCTCGGGCGTCCGGCTGCCCAGCACCTTCACCCGGGTACGCAGCTCCTCGACCATCGCCTGGGTCGGCGCCACGCCGACGTCCGCGGTGATCAGGGTCTCCTCGATCTCGTCCCAGGCGTCGTCGTCGAGACGGTCACGGGAGAGCAGCTCAAGAAGCCCCTTGCCCAGGGTGCTCTGCGACCGGGCCAGCCGGGCGCGGAGCCGCACCATCCGGCCGGCGGACGGCGGCGGGATCTCGATCTCCGGGATGACGACGGCCTCGGGCTCGACCGGCCTGGCCGGCGGCGGCAGGGTGGTCGTCGCCTCGTCGTCCTCCACGACCGCGCCCCTGCCGGGGGCCCGCGTCTCCTCGGGGGTCGTCGGCGCCTCGGGCGCCTCGACCCGCGGCGGCGCACTGGTGCCCCCCCTCCTGAACAGCAGGAGCATGCCGCCTGCCGCCAGCAGGGCGACGACGACGATGATCGCGATTATGCCGAGATAGCCTTCCACAAGACCACAGTTTTCCAGACGGCCCGGGATGCTCCGACCTCAAGGTGCCCGGACGGGTGCGCGGTCCCTCGTCACCGGTCACCCCCGACCGGGCGGACCACCCTCAAAGACCCGGACGGACTCGTTCATCGTGAGGACGGCCCCGGACCGCCCCCGAGGGCTCGGGCAGGTTCACGGCCTACCGGCGCCTCATCCCGCGGGCTCTCTCCAGGCCCCCTGGGGACCTCAGGCGGGCTCGTTCTCCCTCAGGCGCTGGCTGATGACCTGGGTGACGCCGTCCCCGCGCATCGACACGCCGTACAGCGCGTCGGCGATCTCCATGGTGCGCTTCTGGTGGGTGATGATGATGATCTGCGAGGTCTGCCGGAGCTCCTCGAAGAGGGTCAGCAGGCGCTGGGTGTTGGTGTCGTCCAGCGCGGCCTCGACCTCGTCCATCACGTAGAACGGCGAGGGCCGCGCCTTGAAGATGGACACGAGGAACGCCACGGCGGTCAGCGACCGCTCACCGCCGGACAGCAGCGACAGCCGCTTGACCTTCTTGCCCGGCGGCCGGGCCTCGACCTCGACACCGGTGGTCAGCATGTCCTGCGGGTCGGTGAGCAGCAGCCTGCCCTCACCACCCGGGAACACCCGCGTGAAGATCGTCTCGAACTCGCGGGCCACGTCCGCGAACGCGGCGCCGAAGACCTGCTCGACCCGCTCGTCGACCTCCTTGACCACCAGCAGCAGGTCGCGGCGGGTCTTCTTGAGGTCTTCCAGCTGCGAGGTGAGAAACGCGTGCCGCTCCTCCAGCGCCGCGAACTCCTCAAGCGCGAGCGGGTTGACCTTGCCGAGCTGGGCCATCTGGCGGTCGGCCGCCCTGGCCCGTTTGAGCTGCTCCTCGCGGTCGTAGGGGATGGGCTCGCCGTCCTCCGTCGGAACCGGCTCGCCGGGGCCGTACTCGGCGATGAGGGTCTCGGTCTCGACGCCGTACTCCTCCACCGCCCGCCCCTGGAGCTGCTCCAGGCGGAGCCGCTGCTCGGTGCGGGCCACCTCGCTGCCGTGCGCCCGATTGACCAGCTTGTCCAGCTCGCCGGTGAGCTCCCGGACCCGGACCCTGACCGCCTTGAGCGAGGCGTCGATCTGCCCGCGTGCCCGCTCCGCCTCGTCGCGCTCTCCGGCGGCGGCGGTCAGGGAGGTCTCCAGCGCGCGCAGCGCCAGCTCCGCGCCCCTGACGACCGCCTGGGCCGTCCGCGCCTGCTCACGCCGCCGCTCCCTGTGCTCGGCCGCCCTGGCACGCTCCTCGCGCTCGCGCTCCGCGGCGCGCGTCAGCTCCTCGGCCCTGCCGTCGATGCTCCTGACCCGCTCCTCCGCCGTCCGTACGGTGAGGCGGGCCTCCATCTCGTCCTGCCTGGCCGTCGCGCAGATCTCGGCGAGCTCGTCGCGCAGGTCGGTGCCGGGCTCGCTCTGCTGCTCCTCGGCACCTACGGCCTCGGCGAGCCGCTCCTCCAGCTCGGCGAAACCGGCCGTGTCGCGGTCACGCGCCTCCTCGGCCGCCCGTACGCCCCCTGCCAGGCGCTCGCACTCCTCAC
This window contains:
- the ftsY gene encoding signal recognition particle-docking protein FtsY, with product MEGYLGIIAIIVVVALLAAGGMLLLFRRGGTSAPPRVEAPEAPTTPEETRAPGRGAVVEDDEATTTLPPPARPVEPEAVVIPEIEIPPPSAGRMVRLRARLARSQSTLGKGLLELLSRDRLDDDAWDEIEETLITADVGVAPTQAMVEELRTRVKVLGSRTPEEARALLKEQLLGQIGADMDRTLHVKPHGERPAVVLVVGVNGTGKTTTTGKLARVLIGDGGKVVLGAADTFRAAAADQLQTWGDRVGAAVVRGPEGGDPASVAFDAVAEGIREKADVVIVDTAGRLHTKTGLMDELGKVKRVIEKKATVDEVLLVLDATTGQNGMRQAQVFAEVVNITGIALTKLDGTAKGGIIISVQRELGVPVKLVGLGEGPDDLAPFDPEVFVDALLGE